The Myxococcaceae bacterium JPH2 genome has a window encoding:
- a CDS encoding adenylate/guanylate cyclase domain-containing protein, whose translation MRHAPTLSSLTADLSVEEYKALRELSRAVDALLEESLRERENLTRTFRRCFPSVLALTGAKAVAVTTRDEELQEQTWSEGDWGDRFPGTLLQGPEGARRLDADTLVTQALDVAGTRVGTLGLRFAGDAGDGELVGRRLRMLDAIAEELDTVLVLVHTASEKHQLILHCNQHLANPVFEAGMDQAVLTLSQRVRLPGFLLLYRDAVRPQELHYRTYRHGHLEYESGEQPSAPLEQVLREHGTRLLSGEPGVLRTLFPGRTTEAVLIAAAAGSEPLGKIVVWSDDGFSAYTMDLIRVLASTLSQRLLDYHRERIHLSQFFPTGVINALLQDPDYAQHLRAQDQEVGILFADINGFTRICEQGFDSPRSIGRFVDEWSERAVGCIWEHGGVFDKMVGDCVIGLFGPPFFQGDRVRRAEAALRAACDIQDLTTAMGAREEVAALCERVKLPGLGVAVGVNLANANCGLFGPNRNYTAFSSGMNQTARLQSLAGFRETLVMESAREALRTSREPFIQKLQFGPLTETPVKNVAHPLRHFRLQR comes from the coding sequence ATGCGCCATGCTCCCACCCTCTCGTCCCTGACCGCCGACCTGTCCGTGGAGGAGTACAAGGCCTTGCGCGAGCTGAGCCGCGCCGTGGACGCGCTGCTGGAGGAGAGCCTGCGCGAGCGCGAGAACCTGACGCGCACCTTCCGCCGCTGCTTCCCGTCCGTCCTCGCGCTCACGGGCGCGAAGGCCGTCGCGGTCACCACGCGCGACGAGGAACTCCAAGAGCAGACCTGGAGCGAGGGCGACTGGGGCGACCGCTTCCCCGGCACGCTGTTGCAGGGGCCCGAGGGCGCGCGGCGGCTGGACGCGGACACGCTCGTCACGCAGGCGCTGGACGTGGCCGGAACGCGGGTGGGCACGCTGGGCCTGCGCTTCGCGGGAGACGCGGGAGATGGCGAGCTCGTCGGGCGGAGGCTGCGCATGCTGGACGCCATCGCGGAGGAGCTCGACACGGTGCTGGTGCTCGTGCACACCGCGTCGGAGAAGCACCAGCTCATCCTCCACTGCAACCAGCACCTGGCCAACCCCGTGTTCGAGGCGGGCATGGATCAGGCGGTGCTGACGCTGTCGCAGCGCGTGCGGCTGCCGGGCTTCCTCCTGCTGTACCGCGACGCCGTGCGCCCGCAGGAGCTGCACTACCGCACGTACCGCCACGGCCATCTGGAGTACGAGAGCGGCGAGCAGCCCAGTGCCCCGTTGGAGCAGGTGCTGCGCGAGCACGGCACGCGGCTGTTGTCCGGCGAGCCGGGCGTGCTGCGGACGCTGTTCCCCGGGCGCACCACCGAGGCGGTGCTCATCGCCGCCGCCGCGGGCAGCGAGCCGCTGGGGAAGATTGTCGTCTGGAGCGACGACGGCTTCTCCGCCTACACGATGGACCTCATCCGGGTGCTGGCCTCCACGCTCAGCCAGCGCCTGCTGGACTACCACCGCGAGCGCATCCACCTGTCGCAGTTCTTCCCCACGGGCGTCATCAACGCGCTCCTCCAGGACCCCGACTACGCGCAGCACCTGCGGGCGCAGGACCAGGAGGTCGGCATCCTGTTCGCGGACATCAACGGCTTCACGCGCATCTGCGAGCAAGGCTTCGACAGCCCGCGCAGCATCGGCCGCTTCGTGGACGAGTGGAGCGAGCGCGCCGTGGGCTGCATCTGGGAGCACGGCGGCGTCTTCGACAAGATGGTGGGTGATTGCGTCATCGGTCTGTTCGGTCCGCCCTTCTTCCAGGGAGACCGGGTGCGCCGCGCCGAGGCCGCGCTCCGCGCCGCGTGCGACATCCAGGACCTCACCACCGCCATGGGCGCGCGCGAGGAAGTGGCCGCGCTGTGCGAGCGCGTGAAGCTGCCCGGGCTGGGCGTGGCGGTGGGCGTGAACCTGGCGAACGCCAACTGCGGCCTGTTCGGTCCCAACCGCAACTACACGGCGTTCTCCAGCGGGATGAACCAGACCGCGCGCCTCCAGTCGCTCGCGGGCTTCCGCGAGACGCTGGTGATGGAGAGCGCGCGCGAGGCGTTGCGGACCTCGCGCGAGCCCTTCATTCAGAAGCTTCAGTTCGGTCCGCTCACGGAGACGCCCGTGAAGAACGTGGCACACCCGCTGCGGCACTTCCGCCTGCAGCGATAG
- a CDS encoding metallophosphoesterase, with amino-acid sequence MRFLHCSDVHITEDYLALPWRKLGWRRWLALAELSVGGRARAYRHARRTLATLAADTRALGAEHFILSGDLTAYALEAEFQGARSALGSLAADPRRCTVIPGNHDVFTPGSQRAGRFARHFGHLMESDLPEHRREGAYPFVRLVGEGAAVVGLCSARVPPAPGIAGGYVGKAQLEGLAAVVADSRLARRALLVAVHHAPRTAEDKPDHFLHGLRDADALLGLLRGPRFAVLHGHIHQRYHLPATADRPHLFGAGSSTEAGHEGGWLIEVSGGAVVGGQRHVPRL; translated from the coding sequence CACTGCTCCGATGTCCACATCACCGAGGACTACCTCGCCTTGCCCTGGCGCAAGCTGGGGTGGCGGCGGTGGCTCGCGCTCGCGGAGCTGTCGGTGGGAGGACGCGCGCGAGCGTACCGACACGCACGGCGCACGCTCGCCACGCTGGCCGCCGATACGCGCGCGCTCGGGGCAGAGCACTTCATCCTCTCGGGAGACCTCACCGCCTATGCCCTGGAGGCCGAGTTCCAGGGGGCGCGCTCCGCGCTGGGCTCGCTCGCCGCGGACCCTCGGCGCTGCACGGTCATCCCCGGCAACCACGATGTCTTCACGCCGGGCAGCCAACGCGCGGGTCGCTTCGCGCGCCACTTCGGACACCTGATGGAGAGCGACCTGCCCGAGCATCGCCGGGAGGGGGCGTATCCGTTCGTGCGGTTGGTGGGAGAGGGCGCCGCCGTCGTGGGGCTGTGCTCGGCGCGCGTGCCGCCCGCGCCCGGGATTGCCGGGGGCTACGTCGGGAAGGCGCAGCTCGAGGGGCTGGCGGCCGTGGTGGCGGACTCCCGGCTGGCCCGTCGCGCGCTGCTCGTGGCGGTGCATCACGCGCCTCGGACGGCGGAGGACAAGCCGGACCACTTTCTCCACGGACTGCGTGACGCGGACGCGCTGCTGGGCCTGTTGCGCGGGCCTCGCTTCGCCGTGCTGCATGGCCACATCCACCAGCGCTATCACCTGCCCGCCACGGCGGACCGCCCGCACCTGTTCGGCGCGGGCTCGTCGACGGAAGCAGGCCACGAGGGCGGCTGGCTCATCGAGGTGTCGGGTGGCGCGGTGGTGGGCGGGCAGCGGCACGTCCCCCGTTTGTGA